One stretch of Oceanipulchritudo coccoides DNA includes these proteins:
- a CDS encoding SDR family oxidoreductase → MSPSAFITGADRGLGLALSANLLQQGWTVFAGQYMEDWPELKALQSRFPQQLFIVPLDVASDDSVSRASHHVGTLTRELDLLINNAGIGQRDNFTPIEEGLAYDEMMEVYNINSLGPLRVVEGLLPLLRKGKGKRLCFISSEAGSIGRSERTSWFGYGMSKAALNMAVKNLFNHLRPRGFRFRLCHPGWMRTYMGGSKNDAADLDPEYVAERIVSYILDDTVDEDKLVMRDMDGKSWPW, encoded by the coding sequence ATGAGTCCCTCGGCTTTCATTACCGGAGCCGACCGCGGATTGGGGCTGGCTCTTTCAGCAAACCTCCTTCAACAGGGCTGGACCGTCTTTGCCGGCCAGTACATGGAGGATTGGCCGGAATTGAAAGCGCTTCAATCACGCTTTCCTCAGCAACTTTTCATCGTTCCGCTTGATGTCGCCTCGGATGATTCCGTTAGTCGTGCATCACATCATGTTGGAACGCTCACGCGTGAGCTCGACCTCCTGATTAACAATGCGGGCATTGGCCAGCGTGACAATTTTACGCCTATTGAGGAAGGCCTTGCCTACGACGAGATGATGGAAGTGTACAATATCAACAGCCTCGGGCCGCTTCGCGTAGTCGAGGGACTCCTCCCTCTTCTGCGGAAGGGCAAGGGTAAACGACTCTGTTTCATATCCTCTGAAGCCGGATCCATTGGCCGTAGCGAACGGACTTCATGGTTTGGCTATGGGATGTCAAAAGCCGCCCTTAACATGGCTGTCAAAAATCTCTTCAACCACCTTCGTCCACGAGGATTCCGCTTTCGGCTCTGTCATCCGGGTTGGATGCGCACCTATATGGGAGGAAGCAAAAACGACGCCGCCGACCTCGATCCGGAGTATGTCGCCGAGCGTATTGTCTCCTACATTCTCGATGACACTGTCGATGAGGACAAATTAGTGATGCGCGACATGGATGGAAAGTCCTGGCCGTGGTGA
- a CDS encoding TonB-dependent receptor, whose translation MKLLLPILSLLVLHCSLSGHEDIFHLDPYEVSGRSNPLIGETSSSSEGIIHQVDLEYRPLLRTGEILETIPGFIATQHSGTGKGNQFFLRGFNLDHGTDFATFVDGMPVNLPTHGHGQGYTDINFVIPELVDSIEYSKGPYYAEIGDFASAGAGRISTVDSLERGMAVINVGEDNYLRGVFADSFKVGNGTLIAAVESQYYDGPWDAEENLNKFNTLVKFTVGEKDSRFRVKLMGYSASWDSADQIPLRSVQSGQIGRFGSLDDDLGGESARISLSTDYIRIREDSTTRASLYAIYYDLSLWSNFTYFLEDPVNGDEFEQVDERMIYGGSIVHSIHRGEALHTIGFQTRYDDIQKVGLFQTSARQRLATIREDAVGELSMGVFYENEIDWTPRLKSIIGIRADYFDFDVDSNLSENSGTEDASKVSPKASLVYSLNDETEFFLSGGYGFHSNDARGTTISVDPTDGVTPAEKVDALVKSFGAEVGARITWNEMLNTSLSVWHLELDSELLFVGDAGITEPSRPSKRYGLEIANYLTPVKGLTFDVDAAFSEAKFDDNDPSGDEIPGAIDVVVSTGVTAQSENGWIGSLRLRYFGERALVEDGSVKSDPSTVLNLRAGYKADDWSIFLDVLNLLDSTDDDITYFYESRLPGEAAGVEGLHFHPLEPRTLRVYFSRRF comes from the coding sequence ATGAAACTGTTACTGCCTATTCTGTCCCTCCTTGTGCTTCACTGTTCCCTGTCGGGACACGAGGATATCTTCCATCTCGACCCCTATGAAGTCTCCGGTCGATCCAACCCCTTGATCGGTGAAACAAGTTCCTCCTCGGAGGGCATTATTCACCAGGTCGATCTTGAATATCGTCCTCTCCTCCGGACAGGGGAGATTCTGGAAACAATCCCGGGCTTCATCGCCACCCAACACAGCGGAACCGGAAAAGGTAATCAATTTTTCCTGCGCGGATTCAATCTCGATCACGGCACGGACTTTGCCACCTTTGTTGATGGCATGCCTGTCAATCTTCCCACGCACGGACACGGCCAGGGATACACGGACATCAATTTCGTCATCCCCGAGCTGGTTGACAGTATCGAGTACAGCAAAGGGCCCTATTACGCAGAAATCGGAGACTTTGCATCGGCTGGAGCAGGGCGTATTTCCACGGTGGATTCCCTGGAGCGAGGCATGGCAGTCATCAATGTGGGAGAGGACAACTATTTAAGAGGTGTCTTCGCGGATTCCTTTAAAGTGGGCAACGGGACCTTGATTGCGGCAGTGGAATCGCAATACTACGACGGCCCATGGGATGCGGAGGAGAACCTGAACAAGTTCAACACACTCGTTAAATTCACGGTTGGGGAAAAAGACTCACGCTTTCGGGTCAAGCTGATGGGATATAGTGCCTCATGGGATTCCGCAGACCAAATTCCCCTAAGATCTGTGCAATCGGGCCAGATCGGCCGATTCGGTTCCCTCGATGACGACCTGGGGGGCGAATCCGCACGGATCAGCCTATCCACTGACTACATACGCATTCGGGAAGACAGCACGACTCGTGCAAGTTTGTACGCCATTTATTATGACCTGAGCCTCTGGTCGAACTTCACCTACTTCCTGGAGGACCCGGTGAACGGGGATGAATTCGAGCAGGTCGACGAGCGCATGATTTATGGGGGCAGTATTGTCCATTCTATCCATCGTGGTGAGGCCCTCCACACCATTGGTTTCCAGACTCGTTACGATGATATCCAGAAGGTCGGCCTCTTCCAGACTTCTGCACGCCAGCGGCTGGCAACGATCCGGGAAGATGCAGTTGGAGAGCTTTCCATGGGCGTATTCTATGAGAATGAAATCGATTGGACCCCACGCCTCAAATCCATCATCGGCATCCGTGCAGACTACTTCGATTTTGATGTCGACAGCAACCTTTCCGAAAATTCCGGTACCGAAGATGCCTCAAAGGTCTCCCCGAAGGCGAGCCTGGTGTATTCATTAAATGACGAGACCGAGTTTTTCCTCAGCGGTGGCTACGGCTTCCACAGCAATGATGCCCGGGGCACCACCATCTCCGTCGACCCGACAGATGGTGTCACTCCAGCTGAGAAAGTTGATGCGCTGGTCAAGTCCTTCGGTGCGGAGGTGGGAGCCCGCATCACATGGAATGAAATGCTCAACACTTCCCTCTCCGTCTGGCATCTTGAACTCGACTCGGAACTGCTTTTCGTCGGTGACGCCGGCATCACCGAACCCTCCCGTCCGAGCAAGCGCTACGGCTTGGAAATTGCCAATTACTTAACGCCGGTAAAGGGCCTGACATTCGATGTGGATGCCGCCTTCAGCGAGGCTAAATTCGATGACAATGATCCCTCCGGTGATGAAATTCCCGGTGCCATTGATGTCGTCGTCAGCACCGGCGTTACCGCCCAGTCAGAGAATGGTTGGATTGGTTCCCTCCGCCTGCGGTATTTCGGCGAGCGCGCCCTTGTGGAGGACGGATCCGTCAAGTCTGATCCCTCCACCGTTCTGAACTTGAGAGCTGGATACAAAGCTGATGATTGGTCCATCTTTCTCGATGTCCTGAATCTCCTTGATTCCACGGATGATGACATCACCTATTTCTACGAATCCAGACTACCGGGTGAAGCGGCGGGCGTTGAGGGCCTGCACTTCCACCCCCTCGAACCTCGTACCCTCCGGGTGTATTTCAGCCGGCGCTTCTAA
- a CDS encoding aldo/keto reductase encodes MNRRGFLTTLATAAPAVVMSGHPGDKSGNVTSEHDALGSILPKRRLGRTGEQVTMLGIGGYHVGWTSEKDAVEVIEAAMEGGIRFFDTAEAYQQGESEIRYGKYLTPKYRDHIYLMTKTQARDAKTAREHLEGSLRRMKTDHLDLWQLHTLRNPDDVDGRLQEGVLEVLIKAKEEGKVRHIGFTGHTNPEAHLHILEKTAGSDPFDTCQMPVNVIDPSYHSFIEQVLPSLQEKNIGLLAMKTLADGRFLGIKTMPNRGAIWRTDDPAVPNRLSIRDALHFAWSLPVSVLITGAENASLVREKVDMAKTFTGMTAEERLELVNRVADLADGKIEYYKRPLES; translated from the coding sequence ATGAACAGAAGAGGTTTTTTGACGACTTTGGCCACCGCTGCGCCTGCTGTTGTGATGAGTGGCCACCCGGGTGACAAATCGGGGAACGTGACGAGCGAGCACGATGCCCTTGGATCGATCCTCCCGAAGAGGCGCCTTGGCCGGACCGGTGAGCAGGTGACCATGCTGGGGATTGGCGGCTACCACGTCGGTTGGACTTCGGAAAAGGATGCCGTGGAAGTAATCGAGGCAGCGATGGAGGGGGGTATCCGGTTTTTTGATACGGCGGAGGCCTACCAGCAGGGAGAAAGCGAGATCCGTTATGGCAAGTATCTCACGCCCAAGTACCGGGATCATATCTATCTGATGACAAAAACCCAGGCGAGGGATGCGAAAACAGCCCGGGAGCATCTTGAAGGCTCCTTGCGGCGGATGAAGACCGATCATCTGGACCTTTGGCAGTTGCATACCTTGCGGAATCCGGATGATGTGGATGGGCGTCTACAGGAAGGCGTTCTGGAGGTCTTGATCAAGGCGAAGGAAGAGGGCAAGGTCCGCCATATCGGCTTTACCGGGCATACCAATCCGGAGGCGCATCTTCATATTCTTGAAAAGACAGCCGGTAGTGATCCATTCGATACCTGCCAAATGCCGGTGAATGTCATTGATCCGAGTTATCACAGTTTTATCGAGCAGGTGCTGCCCTCGCTTCAGGAAAAGAACATCGGTCTTCTCGCAATGAAGACATTGGCCGACGGACGGTTCCTCGGAATCAAGACAATGCCCAACCGTGGCGCCATCTGGCGCACCGACGATCCAGCTGTCCCGAATCGCCTGAGCATCCGGGATGCCCTGCACTTCGCCTGGTCGCTGCCGGTCAGCGTCCTGATCACCGGTGCGGAAAACGCGTCCCTTGTCCGGGAGAAAGTCGATATGGCAAAGACCTTCACCGGAATGACTGCAGAGGAGCGGCTGGAGCTGGTCAACCGGGTTGCCGACCTCGCCGACGGAAAGATTGAGTATTACAAACGGCCCTTGGAATCCTGA
- a CDS encoding alpha/beta hydrolase, translating to MNPMKFIHKYRTRIFPQLAFVILLAAFVNLSAAPAYPPEIPDTTVETYKTVDGIDLRAWIMTPQNHRTEKPVPVIVFFFGGGWVSGTPRQFEQQSKYLAARGMVAIMVDYRVKSRHGVIAKECVTDAKSAIRWVRKNAARLGVDPDRIMAAGGSAGGHLAAACATLPLYDDPDEDADVSSKPNALVLFNPVLVLAPIPEMPEFPAERIARLERRFGGNPESFSPYHNLDSPSPPTLVFHGTADKTVPYSTVVAFHEKMTSLGNRCELVAYKGAGHGFFNYGKRNNSFFIDTVNKMDAFLVSLGYLEGVPEYTYLK from the coding sequence ATGAATCCCATGAAATTCATCCACAAATACAGGACCCGAATTTTTCCACAGCTTGCGTTTGTGATTCTTCTTGCGGCTTTTGTGAACCTGTCTGCGGCACCTGCTTATCCCCCGGAAATTCCGGACACGACGGTGGAGACTTACAAGACCGTCGACGGGATCGACCTGCGGGCATGGATCATGACACCTCAAAACCATCGCACGGAGAAACCGGTTCCTGTTATCGTCTTCTTTTTCGGAGGAGGCTGGGTATCCGGGACCCCAAGACAGTTTGAGCAGCAATCCAAGTATCTGGCTGCCCGTGGAATGGTGGCCATCATGGTCGATTACCGGGTCAAATCACGCCATGGAGTAATAGCGAAAGAGTGTGTCACCGATGCCAAGTCGGCCATTCGATGGGTGCGGAAAAATGCCGCCCGATTGGGTGTGGATCCAGACCGGATTATGGCGGCTGGAGGATCAGCCGGGGGACATCTCGCGGCTGCCTGCGCGACTCTACCGCTTTATGATGACCCGGATGAGGATGCCGATGTCTCCTCCAAGCCAAACGCTCTTGTCTTGTTTAATCCCGTCCTTGTCTTGGCCCCTATTCCGGAAATGCCTGAATTCCCAGCCGAACGGATTGCCCGGTTGGAACGCCGCTTTGGCGGAAACCCTGAAAGCTTTTCGCCTTACCATAATCTTGATTCGCCATCGCCCCCGACACTTGTCTTTCATGGTACGGCTGATAAGACTGTCCCGTATTCAACGGTGGTCGCCTTTCATGAAAAGATGACATCCCTCGGAAACCGTTGCGAGCTGGTCGCCTACAAGGGGGCAGGGCATGGGTTCTTTAATTACGGAAAGCGGAACAACAGCTTCTTCATCGATACCGTGAATAAAATGGATGCCTTCCTGGTTTCACTTGGGTACCTGGAGGGAGTGCCGGAATATACCTACTTGAAGTAG
- a CDS encoding WD40/YVTN/BNR-like repeat-containing protein, with translation MNPSTTILCLISLTLLSALHLSGRIIDDWQYQHPLPHNQTLWKVDYGEGVYVMVGVGGVLTTSTNLSDWDSEFYPELVGLDGLLYANGEFLVTSRSGKILTSPDGVIWTKRDTGTGKGLLSASFGNGRTVLVGEDGTTATSLDGQNWTISDTGDDNWYFGVAYGNGVFVAASYDIDLVDNGSIATSSDGESWNLVTLPSAFPTYTDFYDVTFAEGKFVATGYFYDETTEFWGVFIATSPDGVNWTRSTNGVPQTNVSDSTPVYLNMVRYDQDNAVWLGVGDRSVLMTSTDAVNWTPTFPLGNSTTDFYGIGFSPEGRVMVGSRANVYFSEAGTTIWEQKFTGNYVTISDIEFNGDLYVATGSTIMTSTDGLQWQTQLGGQPGGTLANVVFGQGRWVAASRNNTSQIPLTTSIDGANWAFTPTLPEGFTDCQDIAFGNGIFVALPQSGTSSVITSTDGLTWTGRNHPWFDGKMSRVYITYDNGIFIAHNVPVSTLQIATSTNGIDWTITDTGLTGSYFDAAYGDGRWVMVGEDGMVATSTNMADWSEQVIRFGIDDPVRLESVAFGKGHWVICGGSKSIWSSEDGLNWDPAFKTGQDGSTNVFNSVIFDGLSFWTVGNFGDILKTGPVFYPVTLSIYPSLIAGNVLLQIEGTPGDNWDILTTPDLSGNSWSIMTTIRLDAETSSLEVPVTGNGFYILAPAR, from the coding sequence ATGAACCCTTCCACCACCATCCTCTGCCTGATCAGCCTGACGCTGCTCAGTGCCCTGCATCTGAGTGGGCGCATTATTGACGACTGGCAATACCAGCACCCACTGCCGCACAACCAGACCCTGTGGAAGGTGGATTACGGGGAAGGGGTCTATGTCATGGTTGGGGTCGGTGGCGTATTGACCACCTCGACCAATTTGTCGGATTGGGATTCGGAATTTTATCCGGAATTGGTCGGTCTGGATGGCCTGCTGTATGCGAACGGGGAATTCCTGGTGACCAGCAGGAGTGGAAAGATCCTGACCTCCCCGGACGGAGTCATCTGGACCAAACGGGATACGGGGACCGGCAAGGGCCTGCTCAGTGCGAGCTTTGGCAACGGGCGCACTGTCCTGGTGGGTGAGGATGGGACAACGGCCACTTCCCTGGACGGCCAGAACTGGACGATCAGTGATACCGGCGACGATAACTGGTACTTTGGGGTGGCCTATGGGAACGGTGTTTTTGTGGCGGCCTCTTACGACATTGACCTCGTGGATAACGGATCCATTGCCACTTCATCTGATGGGGAATCCTGGAACCTGGTAACACTGCCTTCAGCCTTTCCCACCTACACAGACTTCTATGATGTCACCTTTGCAGAAGGAAAATTTGTCGCTACTGGCTATTTCTACGATGAAACAACGGAGTTTTGGGGTGTCTTCATAGCCACTTCCCCAGATGGTGTTAACTGGACCCGCTCAACAAATGGCGTGCCCCAGACAAACGTCAGCGATTCGACCCCGGTTTACCTGAACATGGTGCGCTACGATCAGGATAACGCCGTCTGGCTGGGCGTGGGTGACCGCTCAGTGCTGATGACCTCAACAGATGCGGTTAACTGGACCCCCACCTTCCCGTTGGGTAACAGCACCACCGACTTCTATGGGATCGGCTTCAGTCCAGAGGGACGGGTCATGGTCGGAAGCCGGGCCAATGTGTATTTTTCTGAAGCCGGGACGACTATCTGGGAACAGAAATTCACGGGTAACTACGTCACGATCTCCGACATTGAATTCAACGGGGACCTTTATGTTGCGACAGGATCAACGATCATGACATCAACAGACGGCCTGCAATGGCAAACCCAGCTTGGCGGGCAACCGGGAGGCACCCTGGCCAATGTTGTTTTCGGTCAGGGACGCTGGGTCGCTGCCAGCCGCAATAACACGAGCCAGATCCCGCTCACCACCTCGATCGATGGTGCCAATTGGGCCTTCACACCCACCCTGCCCGAGGGCTTTACCGACTGCCAGGACATTGCCTTCGGTAATGGTATCTTTGTGGCGCTTCCCCAGAGTGGAACAAGTTCCGTTATCACTTCAACGGATGGCCTGACATGGACCGGGAGAAACCATCCGTGGTTTGATGGCAAAATGTCGCGAGTATATATCACTTACGACAATGGCATTTTTATCGCACACAATGTGCCCGTCTCAACCCTTCAAATCGCCACCTCGACCAATGGTATCGACTGGACCATTACAGACACAGGATTGACCGGATCCTATTTCGATGCTGCATACGGGGACGGGCGCTGGGTCATGGTTGGCGAAGATGGGATGGTCGCCACGTCCACCAACATGGCCGACTGGTCCGAGCAAGTTATCCGTTTTGGAATCGATGATCCCGTTCGATTGGAAAGCGTTGCCTTCGGCAAGGGCCACTGGGTCATCTGCGGGGGCAGCAAGTCAATCTGGAGCTCCGAGGATGGTCTCAACTGGGATCCCGCCTTCAAGACAGGTCAGGATGGGAGCACCAATGTCTTTAATTCAGTGATATTCGATGGACTCTCCTTCTGGACTGTCGGGAATTTCGGGGACATCCTGAAGACCGGCCCGGTATTTTACCCGGTCACCCTGTCCATTTATCCTTCACTCATTGCCGGCAATGTACTCCTGCAGATCGAAGGAACTCCGGGCGACAATTGGGATATACTCACCACACCAGATCTATCTGGAAATTCATGGTCCATCATGACCACAATCCGACTTGATGCCGAAACAAGCTCGCTTGAGGTTCCCGTCACTGGAAACGGCTTCTACATTCTGGCACCGGCACGGTAA